The Paenibacillus sp. FSL R7-0204 genome includes a region encoding these proteins:
- a CDS encoding M48 family metallopeptidase, translated as MQIQLEDQMVTLHVQYAKRKKLSVTVDGSDLITVKAPKGTSEEMILGAVAILGPKILEKLRSNAAARQVPRVKAYEGDEEAFLYLGKEYALHELIGDRQAEAEELKLALKKFYTASLKKIIAERIKPYQTQLRVKPKSVEIVESRTKWGSCSFDGKLTFNYRLAMAPPEVIDYVIIHELCHLLHMNHDRSFWRRLGSIMPDYKEKEAYLARQGQFMTL; from the coding sequence ATGCAGATTCAACTAGAAGATCAGATGGTTACGTTACATGTCCAGTATGCCAAGCGCAAGAAGCTATCCGTAACGGTGGACGGCTCGGACCTCATTACCGTTAAGGCGCCCAAGGGAACGAGTGAAGAGATGATCCTCGGTGCGGTAGCAATCTTAGGCCCGAAGATTCTGGAGAAGCTGCGCAGCAATGCGGCGGCCCGGCAGGTGCCGAGGGTTAAGGCTTATGAGGGCGACGAAGAAGCCTTCTTGTACTTGGGGAAGGAATATGCGCTGCATGAGCTGATTGGGGACCGGCAGGCGGAGGCGGAGGAGCTGAAGCTTGCGCTGAAGAAGTTCTATACGGCCAGTCTGAAGAAAATCATCGCAGAGCGCATCAAGCCCTACCAGACGCAGCTCAGAGTGAAGCCGAAGAGTGTGGAGATTGTGGAGTCGCGGACCAAGTGGGGGAGCTGCAGCTTTGACGGCAAGCTGACGTTCAACTATCGCCTGGCCATGGCGCCGCCTGAAGTGATCGACTATGTCATCATTCATGAGCTGTGTCATCTGCTGCATATGAATCATGACCGTTCCTTCTGGCGGCGCCTGGGAAGTATCATGCCGGACTATAAGGAGAAGGAAGCGTACCTGGCCCGGCAGGGGCAGTTCATGACGCTGTGA
- a CDS encoding GNAT family N-acetyltransferase, producing MDNYSMDPILIPVPESFESSRLQIRSVLWGDGVAVHEAVRQSAAELSPWMPWAQRIPSVEESEVSIRKSRLQFLERSDIRLLLFHKKTGQLIGSSGLHRIDWQVRKFEIGYWVHTSFAGQGYITEAVNAIADFAIQELQANRLEIRCDSRNTQSARVAERTGFTLEGILRNDKTDVQGSLRDTMVYSKVRGVEY from the coding sequence ATGGACAATTACTCAATGGACCCCATCCTGATTCCCGTACCGGAAAGCTTCGAAAGCAGCCGCCTGCAAATCCGCTCAGTATTATGGGGAGACGGTGTCGCTGTACATGAAGCCGTTCGGCAAAGTGCCGCTGAATTAAGCCCTTGGATGCCCTGGGCCCAGCGTATCCCTTCTGTCGAAGAATCAGAGGTATCCATCCGGAAATCACGGCTGCAGTTCCTGGAACGCAGCGATATCCGGCTGCTGCTCTTCCATAAGAAGACAGGGCAGCTTATCGGGAGCAGCGGACTGCACCGGATCGACTGGCAGGTGCGTAAATTTGAAATCGGATATTGGGTACACACCTCATTCGCGGGTCAAGGTTACATCACGGAAGCGGTGAATGCCATTGCGGATTTCGCCATACAGGAGCTACAAGCTAACCGGCTGGAGATCCGCTGCGATTCCCGCAATACACAGAGCGCTCGCGTAGCCGAACGTACTGGCTTTACTTTGGAAGGTATCCTGCGCAATGACAAGACTGATGTACAGGGGAGCTTGAGAGACACAATGGTCTACTCAAAGGTTCGCGGGGTTGAATATTAA
- a CDS encoding asparagine synthase-related protein gives MSAIAGIYSMQHGPLDPELGPRLMQELQRYPADDARGWSTEGLFLGCHAQWITPQSRGEVLPYYDPQRKLAIVADAIIDNRSELFGQLQVVREDQESMPDSLLILLAYEKWGDQAPVHLVGDFAFMIWDAGRQTLFGARDFSGSRTLYFHRSGRQFSFCTVIHPLLTLMDGGHALHEGWISEYLAGQGRMDVADMFSTVYQGVEQLPPAHSMTVSAKGITFSRYYTFQTPSPLRLRSNGEYEEALREVFGRAVRDRLRTHLEAGANLSGGLDSGAVVSFAAEELRRTGKPLYTFSSYPLDHFTGFKLGQRVTDERPYIQETIAYVGNIEPSFYNFPDRSSYGEIDEWLDIMEMPYKFIENSYWLRGIYEQAGLKNAGVLLSGQRGNWSISWGPALDYQAKLLREFRWFRFYRENKLYSHSMGVSRKRMLKIAGRKVFPALGQLMAGKQEAAPELIHPEFARRTGVQERLKELDQSPASQTVYDIRREHFRQPHVWNVNGTAATKLSLKYRVWDRDATNDLRVINFCMSVPEEQYVQNGMDRSLIRRAMEGRLPDKVRLNQTRRGIQGADGITRMLPEWQRFQQELREMLQDPRTSSYLNRPGLAGCLDRLGSEPEPLLIFNTDFRLLTRGLVFYRFLKRLS, from the coding sequence ATGAGTGCAATCGCCGGGATCTATTCTATGCAGCATGGGCCGCTGGACCCTGAGCTCGGCCCGCGCCTGATGCAGGAGCTGCAGCGTTATCCGGCGGATGATGCCCGGGGCTGGAGTACGGAAGGACTCTTCCTCGGGTGCCATGCACAGTGGATTACTCCGCAGTCCCGGGGCGAGGTGCTTCCCTATTATGATCCGCAGCGGAAGCTGGCGATCGTAGCTGATGCCATCATCGATAACCGCAGCGAGCTCTTTGGACAACTTCAGGTTGTCCGGGAGGATCAGGAGTCGATGCCGGACAGCCTGCTGATTCTTCTGGCCTATGAGAAATGGGGGGATCAGGCTCCGGTGCATCTGGTCGGAGATTTTGCCTTCATGATCTGGGATGCCGGCAGGCAGACGCTGTTTGGAGCAAGGGATTTCTCGGGGAGCCGGACGCTGTACTTCCACCGCTCAGGCAGACAGTTCTCCTTTTGCACCGTGATTCATCCATTGCTCACGCTAATGGATGGCGGACACGCGCTGCATGAAGGCTGGATCTCGGAATATCTGGCGGGCCAGGGCCGGATGGATGTCGCGGATATGTTCTCCACAGTATATCAGGGTGTGGAGCAGCTTCCCCCGGCGCATTCAATGACAGTCAGCGCGAAGGGGATAACCTTCTCCAGGTATTACACCTTCCAGACTCCGTCTCCACTCCGGCTGCGCAGCAATGGCGAGTATGAGGAAGCGCTCCGTGAGGTGTTCGGACGCGCAGTCCGGGACCGGCTGCGCACCCACCTTGAAGCTGGCGCGAACTTAAGCGGCGGGCTGGACTCAGGAGCGGTGGTAAGCTTTGCAGCGGAGGAGCTTCGCCGCACCGGCAAGCCACTTTACACCTTCAGCTCGTATCCCCTGGATCACTTTACAGGTTTCAAGCTGGGCCAGCGGGTGACCGATGAGCGTCCATATATTCAGGAGACCATCGCCTATGTCGGGAACATTGAGCCTAGCTTTTACAATTTTCCTGACCGCAGCTCTTATGGCGAAATCGACGAATGGCTCGATATTATGGAGATGCCCTACAAATTCATAGAGAACTCCTATTGGCTGAGGGGCATATATGAACAAGCCGGACTGAAGAATGCCGGAGTGCTGCTTAGCGGACAACGGGGCAACTGGAGTATCTCCTGGGGACCGGCGCTGGATTACCAGGCGAAGCTGCTGCGTGAATTCCGCTGGTTCCGCTTTTACCGGGAGAATAAGCTGTACAGCCATTCGATGGGAGTAAGCCGCAAAAGAATGCTGAAGATTGCCGGGCGCAAGGTATTCCCCGCCCTGGGCCAGCTGATGGCCGGGAAGCAGGAGGCTGCGCCGGAGCTGATCCATCCTGAATTTGCCCGGCGGACAGGGGTGCAGGAGCGGCTGAAGGAGCTGGACCAGTCGCCTGCTTCCCAGACCGTGTACGATATCCGCAGAGAGCATTTCCGCCAGCCGCATGTCTGGAATGTGAACGGAACGGCGGCGACCAAGCTGTCGCTGAAGTACAGGGTATGGGACCGGGATGCGACCAATGACCTGCGTGTCATCAACTTCTGTATGTCGGTGCCTGAGGAGCAATACGTCCAGAACGGAATGGACCGCTCGCTTATCCGCCGGGCGATGGAGGGGCGGCTGCCGGATAAGGTCAGGCTTAACCAGACCCGGCGCGGGATTCAGGGGGCGGATGGCATTACACGTATGCTGCCCGAGTGGCAGAGGTTCCAGCAGGAGCTGAGGGAGATGCTTCAAGACCCCCGTACTTCGTCTTATCTGAATCGTCCCGGGCTCGCCGGATGTTTGGACCGGCTGGGTAGTGAGCCCGAACCATTATTAATCTTTAACACGGATTTCCGCCTTCTTACACGAGGACTGGTTTTCTACCGCTTTTTGAAGCGGCTCTCCTGA
- a CDS encoding ABC transporter permease, translating to MTEYLMRRVLQSVLVIFLITILTFLLIHAAPGGPTQVMLAPGLTPEIFEQQAKNLGLDQPIHIQYFHWIGDLLQGDLGYTFKNHIAISDLLWPRIGNTVILMGAAWLVSLLIAIPWGIYNSTKVYGLSDQTASFISYLGFAMPTFWFGILLQQWLSLKLDWFPLSDMHTRGKEGSIADLFMHLVLPVTVLALGFLASYMKYARASMLEVLDQDYIRTARAKGVKERKVVFRHALRNALIPIITILGLDLPILVGGAALTENVFNWPGMGRWFVEMATAREYSALMAVTIVTAVMVVIGNLLADILYVVVDPRVKLGKQGGKAA from the coding sequence ATGACAGAATATCTGATGCGTCGAGTGCTTCAATCGGTACTGGTCATCTTTCTGATTACCATACTAACTTTTCTTCTCATCCACGCAGCTCCGGGCGGCCCTACGCAAGTGATGCTCGCGCCGGGCCTGACGCCGGAAATCTTCGAGCAGCAAGCCAAGAACCTGGGTCTGGATCAACCGATTCATATCCAGTATTTCCACTGGATCGGCGACCTGCTGCAAGGAGACCTGGGATATACCTTCAAGAACCATATTGCCATCTCGGACTTACTCTGGCCGCGTATCGGCAATACCGTAATCCTGATGGGGGCGGCTTGGCTGGTATCCCTGCTGATCGCAATCCCCTGGGGAATCTATAATAGTACCAAAGTCTATGGTTTATCGGATCAGACGGCTTCCTTCATTTCATATCTGGGCTTCGCCATGCCGACCTTCTGGTTCGGGATTCTGCTGCAGCAGTGGCTGTCGCTTAAGCTGGACTGGTTCCCATTGTCGGATATGCATACAAGAGGCAAGGAAGGCAGTATCGCTGATTTATTCATGCATCTGGTGCTGCCGGTAACGGTGCTGGCGCTTGGGTTCCTGGCCTCTTATATGAAGTATGCGCGGGCCAGTATGCTGGAGGTGCTGGATCAGGATTATATCCGGACAGCACGGGCCAAAGGTGTGAAGGAACGCAAGGTCGTCTTCCGTCATGCCCTGCGCAATGCGCTTATTCCAATTATTACGATACTTGGCCTTGATCTTCCGATCCTGGTGGGCGGGGCCGCATTAACTGAGAATGTATTCAACTGGCCGGGAATGGGCCGTTGGTTCGTAGAGATGGCCACTGCACGTGAATATTCGGCACTGATGGCTGTCACTATTGTAACGGCTGTGATGGTCGTCATTGGCAATCTTCTGGCAGATATACTGTATGTAGTCGTTGATCCCCGGGTGAAGCTCGGTAAGCAAGGGGGGAAGGCAGCATGA
- a CDS encoding paeninodin family lasso peptide — MKKEYSKPALEVLDVKMTMAGPGVSIADAFQADPDEIVSHS, encoded by the coding sequence ATGAAAAAGGAATACAGCAAGCCTGCATTGGAAGTGTTGGATGTGAAAATGACTATGGCTGGCCCAGGGGTATCCATTGCCGATGCGTTCCAAGCCGATCCAGATGAAATCGTTAGTCACTCCTAG
- a CDS encoding ABC transporter ATP-binding protein: protein MMNKTLAKPDRKVAASSEVLVEVKDIKKYFPITKGLLNRTVGQVKAVDGVNLAIRQGETFGLVGESGCGKSTFGRVLLRLQSATGGQVLFKGQDIHSLGSRDMRKLREEMQIIFQDPFGSLNPRFLVKDIIGEPLRIHWKMSAKAIDARVVELMELVGLDASRRNRYPHEFSGGQRQRIGIARAIALNPQFIVADEAVSALDVSVQSQVINLLMKLQKELGLTFLFIAHGLNVVRHISDRVGVMYLGKLVEVGETEALFAAPLHPYTAALLSAIPKPTPRRKQERIMLEGDVPSPANPPSGCRFHTRCPFVQDKCRLVEPLLEEVLPGRPVACHFPLLPKS, encoded by the coding sequence ATGATGAACAAGACATTGGCCAAGCCAGATCGTAAGGTAGCTGCCTCCTCAGAAGTACTGGTGGAGGTTAAGGATATTAAGAAGTATTTTCCGATCACCAAGGGTCTGCTTAACCGGACCGTCGGGCAGGTCAAGGCGGTGGATGGGGTCAATCTGGCGATCCGCCAAGGCGAGACGTTCGGGCTGGTCGGGGAATCCGGCTGCGGCAAATCCACCTTCGGACGGGTACTGCTCCGGCTGCAAAGTGCGACCGGGGGGCAGGTGCTATTCAAGGGCCAGGATATCCATTCGCTGGGTTCGCGTGACATGCGGAAGCTGCGGGAAGAGATGCAGATTATTTTCCAGGACCCGTTCGGGTCGCTCAATCCGCGCTTCCTCGTCAAGGATATTATCGGCGAGCCGCTGCGCATTCACTGGAAGATGTCTGCCAAGGCTATTGATGCCCGAGTGGTCGAGCTGATGGAGCTGGTGGGTCTTGATGCCAGCCGCCGGAACCGCTACCCGCATGAATTCTCCGGCGGACAACGCCAGCGCATTGGCATCGCCCGGGCGATTGCACTGAATCCGCAGTTTATTGTGGCCGATGAGGCCGTGTCCGCACTTGATGTGTCGGTACAGTCCCAGGTCATTAACCTGCTGATGAAGCTGCAGAAGGAGCTGGGCCTAACCTTCCTGTTCATCGCGCATGGTCTTAACGTAGTCCGGCATATCTCTGACCGTGTGGGGGTCATGTACCTGGGCAAGCTGGTGGAGGTGGGGGAGACGGAGGCGCTGTTCGCGGCCCCGCTGCATCCGTATACTGCCGCCCTGCTATCGGCCATTCCGAAGCCGACGCCAAGGCGCAAGCAGGAGCGTATTATGCTGGAGGGAGATGTGCCCTCCCCGGCCAATCCGCCCTCGGGCTGCCGGTTCCATACCCGCTGCCCGTTCGTACAGGACAAATGCCGCTTAGTGGAGCCGCTGCTGGAAGAGGTCCTGCCGGGCCGTCCGGTAGCCTGTCATTTCCCGTTGCTTCCGAAATCCTGA
- a CDS encoding GNAT family N-acetyltransferase yields MQELKFVRDYKDIEPLRNSFFELAKDTFELELERWYEEGCWTDKYVPYSYAEGDRIVANVSVNLIELIINGVKSPAVQIGTVMTHPDYRGRGLSARLMDKVLEEYGQACEFMYLFANESVLEFYPKFGFHPVEEQIFSMACPGGAAGSGPIRKLDLANPRDLSLVSTLGAQRVPVSERLGVSGAHGLLMFYCLNVFSDQLYYLEDENLIAIFQQENGQLELFDLISTQPVSCRDIALKLADSDTETIVFHFTPDDPGLELSGNSHSEGLFVRTQGGQQYPANVKHPATSIA; encoded by the coding sequence ATGCAAGAATTGAAGTTTGTTAGGGATTACAAAGATATAGAGCCGCTGCGGAATAGCTTTTTCGAGCTGGCAAAAGATACGTTCGAGCTGGAGCTGGAGCGCTGGTATGAGGAGGGCTGCTGGACGGATAAGTATGTTCCTTATTCTTATGCGGAGGGAGACCGGATCGTGGCGAATGTCTCGGTGAATCTCATAGAGCTAATTATTAATGGGGTGAAGTCTCCTGCTGTGCAGATCGGGACGGTAATGACTCATCCTGACTATAGAGGGCGGGGCCTGTCTGCCCGGTTGATGGACAAGGTGCTGGAGGAATATGGACAAGCGTGTGAATTCATGTATCTTTTTGCCAATGAGTCAGTCTTGGAGTTCTATCCTAAGTTCGGCTTCCATCCGGTGGAAGAACAGATCTTCTCCATGGCCTGCCCCGGAGGTGCTGCCGGCTCTGGGCCAATCCGTAAGCTGGATCTAGCCAACCCGCGTGATCTGAGTCTGGTCTCTACCCTTGGAGCGCAGCGGGTACCGGTATCTGAGCGTCTTGGCGTAAGCGGCGCCCATGGACTCCTGATGTTCTACTGCCTGAATGTGTTCAGCGATCAGCTCTACTACCTGGAGGACGAGAATCTCATTGCCATCTTCCAGCAGGAGAATGGACAGCTTGAGCTGTTCGATCTGATCAGCACACAGCCCGTATCCTGCCGCGACATCGCCCTGAAGCTTGCGGACAGCGACACGGAGACGATCGTCTTCCATTTCACCCCGGATGACCCTGGCCTGGAGTTGTCAGGCAACAGCCATTCAGAGGGCCTATTCGTCCGCACTCAGGGCGGGCAGCAATATCCTGCGAACGTTAAGCATCCGGCTACTTCCATCGCCTAG
- a CDS encoding ABC transporter permease, translated as MSPMPGGTDPEIPVVDMDRPPGPWRVLWKKFSRNPFAMGGLIVLFIFVLLAIFASRLTPYGPEKIDLMFANLKPGAEGHLLGTDELGRDILSRLLYSARISLLIGFSVAFVSVLVGSVVGAISGYFGGFIDTVFMRIVDVMNSVPSLFLNILVMALFGTKIEFMILILAFTSWMSIARLVRGTFLQLREMQYVEAARAIGVSSWGIIFRHLLRNASFPIIVNATLMVGGAILSESALSYLGLGIQAPATSWGLMLSSAQEFMLIDPMQAVYPGLCILLVVLAVNFIGDGIRDALDPRQQVTKSRRRLEQWRKNYSKSGN; from the coding sequence ATGAGTCCGATGCCGGGCGGGACCGACCCGGAAATTCCGGTGGTGGATATGGACAGACCTCCCGGCCCGTGGAGAGTGCTGTGGAAGAAGTTCTCGCGCAATCCGTTTGCTATGGGCGGGTTGATCGTGCTGTTTATCTTTGTGCTGCTGGCAATCTTCGCATCGCGGCTGACCCCGTATGGACCGGAGAAGATTGATCTGATGTTCGCCAACCTGAAGCCGGGAGCGGAGGGCCATCTCCTCGGTACAGATGAGCTGGGCCGCGATATTCTCAGCAGACTGCTGTACAGCGCGAGGATATCGCTGCTTATCGGTTTCTCCGTTGCTTTTGTATCCGTGCTGGTCGGATCGGTGGTCGGGGCGATTTCGGGTTACTTCGGCGGATTCATAGATACGGTATTCATGCGTATTGTTGATGTCATGAACTCCGTCCCATCCCTGTTCCTGAATATCCTGGTGATGGCGCTGTTCGGCACAAAGATTGAATTCATGATCCTGATTCTGGCGTTCACCAGCTGGATGAGTATTGCCCGGCTGGTCCGGGGAACCTTCCTGCAACTGCGGGAGATGCAGTATGTGGAGGCGGCCAGAGCCATCGGGGTATCCAGCTGGGGGATCATTTTCCGGCATCTGCTCCGCAATGCGAGCTTCCCGATCATTGTCAATGCCACCTTGATGGTCGGCGGAGCGATTCTCAGTGAATCTGCACTGTCCTATCTGGGTCTTGGTATCCAGGCTCCGGCCACAAGCTGGGGACTGATGCTCAGCAGTGCACAGGAATTCATGCTAATTGATCCGATGCAAGCCGTGTATCCGGGTCTGTGCATTCTGCTCGTCGTGCTGGCGGTTAACTTCATCGGCGACGGTATCCGGGATGCTCTTGATCCCAGACAGCAAGTGACCAAATCCCGGAGGAGGCTGGAACAATGGCGCAAAAACTACTCGAAATCAGGAAACTAA
- a CDS encoding ABC transporter ATP-binding protein: protein MAQKLLEIRKLTAGFATEKGLLKATDGISLTVDKGQTVCIVGESGSGKSVTSLAIMRLIDYAGGMILNGTIDFHGQDLGAKSQEEMREIRGNQIAMIFQDPMSSLNPVFTIGEQIAESLRLHQNKKDAEALKLAVDLIRLVGIPAPEIRAKQYPHELSGGMCQRVVIAIALACNPELLIADEPTTALDVTVQAQILDLLRKLQSELGMSILLITHDMGVAAEMADRIAVMYAGAIVEEGGVEEIFDHPSHPYTIGLLQSIPGFEGGRGGELYTISGTIPPIGQIPAGCRFHPRCPHAMEICRSQEPPDFLISDDHRAACWLFKDKPVSAYTSGEAKRA, encoded by the coding sequence ATGGCGCAAAAACTACTCGAAATCAGGAAACTAACCGCAGGCTTTGCGACCGAGAAGGGATTGCTCAAGGCAACCGACGGTATCTCGCTTACGGTGGATAAAGGTCAGACGGTCTGTATTGTAGGGGAATCCGGCAGCGGCAAAAGTGTCACCTCGCTGGCAATTATGCGCCTGATTGATTATGCGGGCGGTATGATCCTGAATGGAACCATTGACTTCCATGGACAGGATCTGGGGGCGAAGAGCCAGGAGGAGATGCGGGAGATCCGCGGCAACCAGATTGCTATGATCTTCCAGGACCCGATGTCTTCGCTGAATCCGGTCTTCACCATAGGGGAACAGATTGCTGAGAGTCTGCGGCTGCATCAGAATAAGAAGGATGCAGAAGCGCTGAAGCTGGCGGTCGATCTGATTAGATTGGTCGGCATACCGGCCCCGGAAATCCGTGCGAAGCAGTACCCGCATGAGCTGTCCGGCGGGATGTGCCAGCGCGTGGTCATTGCGATTGCGTTGGCCTGTAACCCCGAGCTGCTGATTGCCGATGAGCCGACCACCGCACTTGATGTTACGGTCCAAGCGCAGATTCTGGATCTGCTGCGCAAGCTTCAGTCGGAGCTTGGCATGTCCATCCTGCTGATTACCCACGACATGGGAGTTGCCGCTGAGATGGCGGACCGCATTGCTGTCATGTATGCGGGCGCTATCGTGGAAGAAGGCGGTGTGGAAGAGATCTTCGACCATCCCAGTCATCCTTATACGATAGGTCTGCTCCAGTCGATTCCGGGGTTCGAAGGCGGACGGGGAGGCGAGCTCTATACGATCAGCGGAACGATCCCGCCGATAGGACAGATACCTGCGGGCTGCCGCTTCCATCCGCGCTGTCCGCATGCGATGGAGATCTGCCGGAGCCAGGAGCCGCCGGATTTCCTGATCTCTGATGATCACCGGGCCGCCTGCTGGCTGTTCAAGGATAAGCCGGTTTCAGCGTATACCAGCGGGGAGGCGAAGCGCGCATGA